aaatttatcttttaaatcaaactaTGTCATGTAAGCACCTTAGTAATTATGCTCTACACACCAACTTGAGAATAAAAatcttttctatatttaaaaGCTTTTCTACTTGATTTAAATGTCAGGCTgagcaaaaatttaaaaattcgaCTTCATCCAACAAAACGGAGTCCGAGTcagattttttttcaacttttcagtCAGAGTCAGAGATGTTGATGGACCTCTAACTCCAATCCGACTCTAACTTTAggctctgactctgactccaacTCTACCCTCTGATTCCAAATCCGACTtcgatattgtacatatattataaaaatatgtatttatttatataattatcaacttatcatacatactaatatagttatataactataacttatataattaaattcaataataaactaatatgagctaattattataaaataacatatttatactataatataaatagactcatgatagtttagtatatgtaaacatcatagtatttCTACcgtacataatcaagtatagaaataagttaaacACTAGTATTTAAGTaagtctaatataataagttaataacacattaatttactaaagtgtaattaaacactatagtataaagtcttgtatataaataaattaggcaccagtatagaaataactaataagtctagcttagaaataagttataaataagttagacactagtataatataataacatgtaatatcatagtataataacatgtaatcaaacactagaaataatatgtaatactatagtatgataacatgtaattagacattataGTATATGTCtcgtataaaaataagttagatattaatatagaagtaaattagtgaatgatttaattttaatttttaattttttgaaaattttgagatttgaaagcccataacaaattattttttaaaatgaactCAATAcgaagctaaaaaaaaaaagcccaaagaAAGCCCAAATTCGGCTCCGCttcgacaagtcggagtcggattggaGCCTACACAAGTTAGAGTCGGATTCGGATTTAGGGAAATCTGACTCCGACTAAGTTAGTGCTCACCcctatttaaaagtatttatgtaTGTTCAATGTGTTCAGGTTTTGCGACATACCTGCAGAGAGAAGAAactaggcctcgtttgttttggaaaaacatctcatttcatctcatcaaatcattacaacttttccaatttctaatacaaaataaaataaacaattcaactttttcaaatcttaaaataaaaataatattaaaaaatatactctaacaatattttattcaactttttaactttaatctcatctcatctcatctcatctcatctcatctcatatccgaaaacaaacgaagcctaaatctTGGGTCAACTTTGGTAGATAAATGGGAGGGAGCTCTTCACTTACCAGTTTTTCAAATTCCGGATACCAAGTAGTCCTCTCGAATAATATAGTTTAGATGATAACATGACTCAAATATCTCTGCAATTGTTCATAACGGGTTGTTGCTAAGATATGTTGATAGTTAGCCTACCAtgtacaaataaaacatctcCAAGCAATGACTAGCATGCACTGTCTTTTGGATTGATGATATTTTTGGTCACTTACCATGAGAGGAatttcctctcttgcttggcTCATGATCGTCTTCAATTTCGCTCTCATCTAAACAAAATGATCGATTTTTGGCACTTGGCTCCGAACTAGCATTGCTGCTAGTAGCAAGAGGAGAGTCAACAGCACTAACTGTCATTTTTGCGGGTCTTGATCTCAGACTGTAGATAGACGAAGCAGGAATGTTTGTCACAACTGGGCATAGGTCTAATTGGATGCTTCGTCCTATATCCTGCAAAACAAAATTCCCAAAGCAAACCAGGAATAgcacttaaaaattaaaatcctccatttgAAATCATTCAACATACGCCAATACACCTAGCTAACACGTAAGAGGTGGTATGCAATTACAAGAAGGATAGAGGTGCCATACCATATGCCTCAAAGCCATATCCAGAGACTTCTTTGAAAGTGTTCTTCCAAAGCCCGAACTGTCACTGAACAAGGACTTACTACCTTGATTATTATGTGTAAAGCGACCATCATCTTGCTTTGGTGGTGCAAGTTTCCTCATGTTTACTAATCTTTCAACCATCTTTGTTCCAATAAGCACAGGGCTATCTATCTCGCTGTCATTTCCCCTTGATCTACTATTCTCTTGAGTGGTGATTCCATTACTATAGGCACTGCCATGAGAAGCTCGCCCTCTAGAAGAAGAGCATGATTGTTTTCTCGTTTTCCCACTTGAAACAGAGTTGATAGAAGATGACCGAGCTTCCGGCTTATCCTTAGAGGCTGAAGCTGTCCTCTCTGGAAATGATGTCCTTAAATGTGGTAGAGCCTCAGCGGAGAAACCAGCCTTCTCAGAGGGTTTCCAAGACCTAGATTTAGTTTTTAAAGAACTTCCACATGATAACGGATTTCTCGAATTTGTGGGTGCTGACTTTGGTGCTGAAGTAGATCGACTAGGAGGAGCAGATAAACTAGGTGCAATTGATGAGGTCAATGGTCCACGGTTTGGTGTGGCTGATCTTGATGTTGACTTCGAAGCTGGTAAGGAAGGTCTGGAAGTTGGTGTTAAAGACCGAGAAGTGGATCTAGAAGTTGTATTTCTTACCTTTGGAGCCACATTCTTAGTGGAACCAAAGGTGACTCGTGAAGTAGGTGTGGAGGATCTTGAGGGTTTTGTTGCAGAGGGTAATGTGGGCCGTCCCGTTGGTGTTGCGGGTCTAGGAGCAGTCAAGCCACTGGATAATGAAGGCTTTTCATTATCATTGCCTGAAGAATTTTGTCCAGATGGTAAATTTGGCTGCTTTGGCGGCATAATGCTCCTTGAAGCAGCTTCTGCTGGGATCTTAGTCAGCTGCATGCCCATGAAATAGAACACAAGGAAACAAAAATTTGCAGATTATAATAGAAGATGCTAAGctataaaaacacaaaacattAGAGGGGACTGGGAAGATATACGCTCAAAAAATATGAAGAGCAAAGTAATGGTCTATGAGTCAAGTGTTAAAGCTGCACATTCATGGTCCTGTCAAGCCAGTTGACAAGGCCCTTAAGCGTCCAGAACTAGAATCAAGCCTCTTACCCTAGATTTCTGAGCAGTGGGAAGAGTATTAGGAATCTCAATCTGACTCAATACAGTTTTCTTTGAATCCTTctccaaagaaggaaaaagtgAGGTTTCCAGCGGTATAAGCCTGAATTCGGAAGAGGGTTGTCATCAATACCAAGTAAAAACAGATAATTCTCCCATAAAACGACAACATATAACAATAAGGAATATGTCACACTCatccccccccctctctctctctctctccccctcccacTCGGGCGTGTGCACATGCACACATACATGGGAGTGCATGTGTGAGAATATACCTATGTATGCATGCAAAATCTATAATGTATCTGTTCTAATTTTCCGCCCTAGATGATCTTCAACAGCCATAGCATAGGTTGAGAAGGTTATTCATTTCCACTGTGGAAAAATTAAGCATTCCACAATCCAAACCAGATGACAAGAAAAGGAACTACTCAAAAACCCCGCATAGGTGCAGACAGAAATGTGCATGTATAAAGCTTAAAAATAAGTAACTGAGTATCTTCTTTATGATACCGTTAGCTTTAGTGGaactttaatcataaaagaCTTTCAACGAGTGAGAGAAGAAAAGTAAGAAAATGCTTGAGCAACAAAGTGACCCCATACACAACATGAATTATTATGACCAAGACTTTCAAGTGCAATCAAGAACCGCGAAAAGTTCGATTGAAATTTTGAGCATAAGATGTACACTGTATAGCATTGGCAATTCCGGTGGCCAGTGGGGTCCATCAAAAAACATCATTCCTAAAATGGAAATAGGATGCTCCAAGTTTTTTGGCCACTCAGCGAGTTCTTGAAATCAATTATTAACACATAAGTGCGTTTCTTTTAAACAGCGTGGTCTAGAATTTAGCGACATTTTGCtcacaaatttttaaatcaatttgaGAAGATATTGTAAACGGAGTCTCAATTGATGTTTATCTCTGatcacagtaaaaaaaaaattgctaaaaaaatattgaaaagaaatataGGAGTTTGAAGTTTAAACATCACCCGTCATGATCAGATTTGTCATTTTCCAAGTTCCAGAATTCATCGGCGCGGCCCTTGCGGGGCGGTGGAATTGACTCTGCAAAATgcaacatcatcatcaacaaaaacaaaacaaaactccgACGTACAACTTACAAGAAGAATGCTAAAATCGACCCAGAGAGACTCAAAAAAGAGACCTAAAGAGTTGTGAGGGAGGAGTAGATTATTCTTCCGATTGTCCATGTCAACGAACAGTGCGagctcttcttctttctccttcgTCATCATATGTATCCGGAAaaagcttctctctctctctcaccctctgTTTCCCGGTCTCTCTGGACACTTTCAAAGTACTCTCTAGAAATGAAGGCCACGAGTAGTACTAAAGCTCAGCTATATGTTTCAAAACGAACTAAGCAATCTCAAAAACGAAGACGGATCTGAAGAAAAAGCTTCAAATGCAGCAGCTGAAGGAACCCTCGCCAACACAGTGATAGTTGACGAAAACGGAGCAGTTGGGAGTTGAGAGTTAAGCCTTGAGGTTTTTCCACAAATGGAGGATTTGAATTGCAAGTTAACTAAAAGGAAACGGCTACAGATTTGAGGAGAGTTACGAAATTGCCATTTCGACGCAATTGAAAGAGACAGCACACTGCCCAATGAAACATCAAACTTCGAAGTACACGTCGGGATTTTCCGGGTAcattcattcaaaattattattagattttttttttagaaaataatttttttttttaaatttagatctcaataaaataagatgagatatgatttaaggcttcgtttggatgacaaatatctctcaactcatcattacaactttttcaaatttcaatataaaatataataaacaattcaactttttcaaatcttaaaataataataatattaaaaaataatattctaacaatattttatcatctcaactcaactcaactcaactcacctcaacatccaaacgcaacctaaataaattaatattaaaattaaaagttaaataaaatattattaaaatatattttttaatattatttttattttaaattttaagaaaattaaattatttattttattttatataaaaatttaaaaaaattataataattagataagagaagttgtaaaaataaattaggctTAAAATAACAATCATTATGCAAcgtcaaataaaattaaataagataaacaTATAttcagcaaaaaaataaaataaaataaaaatataaatacaagtgTATTCTTAAAACTgaaatctagaaaatattaataaagttaaaataagaaaaataaataaacttaaaaagtatagtaaaataaatctaaaattagctaaaatcagaaaaatctaaaataatttcctttttttccccAAATGGTGATTGGAGCTCTCGCCTAAAACCCACTCCTTCCATATATCTCTTGGGCACAATTTCAAGCGATCCCATCAAACTCCAAATAAAAAGGGACTACACTTGGGGAAGTCCAAGTCCAAGTCCAACCCAAGTTTGATGGCTAAAATATAAAGACTCTTTTTGGGCCACGATACATCTCAGCCAAAAAGAACAAGTTAAATGCTAGGCTATACTTACATGTTACATGCATCTTTCTTGGGTGGGCCAGACAGAGGCTATACATCCATAATCCAACTCACTTGTTTCACCCATCAACCATCCCACTTTACCttagatgcaaaaaaaaaaaaaaaaaagactaaaaatTTGCAATTAAAACAGTCAATCACTTTCGATAGGATTCAGGCATCATCAGCATCGCTTCCATCAAGTTGAGCTTTCATGAATTGACATGTAATAATTGCTTCTATCAGGACCCAACACCTTAAAACTGCTCAAGCAATAAAAATTAGATCCCTCTAAAAGTTATGGGTGCAACAAGCATCGACAGTGATTGGCTACCTCTCGAGGATATGTTTCCCTTCCTTGTACTTCTGGCTCTTTCTCATTTGCAGCCTCCTGAAAATAGGGagcaaaatttaaaagaaaaaaacttggaAAAACTGGGTTGACAAGTAGAGAGAGATGATTTTAAAAACAGATCTCACATATTTCCATCCCAGAATTGATCCGCATCCCACACCAAAGATGTCAACAACAGTGTGCAATCCAGTAATCATCATGCGGTCCTCTTTCTCTCCAACTGTGACATTCCGCTGTGACATTCAATATCAATgagttgtataaaatattattagaatattatttttaatattattattattttaagatttaaaaaaattaaaatgtttattatattttatgtaaaaatttaaaaaagttataatgatgaattgagataaattaaggcgaattttaaattcaaagttGAAATGTTACTTGAAGTACTCTGTATGTAAGATTACAAAATCATGATAGCAATAGCACTGTAGTGATAAGACTGGTAGCACTGGGAAAGCAAAATGCATATCTAGGATGCAAGTGATGATGAGTTGATTTACCATCAACTAGCCCAACCATGGACTATAAAAGGGAAGACAATGATAAGAGGTAACGCAGTTACACACGGCATTATTTAGAGAAAAGACAATGGTAAAAGGGAAAGTAGCACTGTTACAAAGGCATTGTTTCTCATTCCCTCAGGCAAGGCAAGCTTTTATCAACTCATTGGTGGGAATGAAGTCCTTTTGGCTGCTCATATCAGGCTGGTATTGCAGCATTCTTTTTCCCCGATCAATTAGAGCACTGATTACTGAGAAACAGCCTTTTGGAAAATAGAATGACCAAGCAAAACATTTTGGGAGTGATGATCTATTTTCTCATAGCAAAACCAATTGGTCATTCAAGCGGCCTCTCATACCAATGTGACCAGATTTTCAGTCGGACCTATACAACATTGAGGAGTGGTTTAACTTGCCAATATTCAGACACCTATACTCAATAATAGATGAATTATTGCACATAACAGATGCTACTTCCTTCACATGTGCTTCTTCCTAACTAGTGACGATGCCAAAGTTGAAGAATGCTTACACTTTATCAAAGAGATAAGCCTTTCCATGCCTGCAGTGAAAAGACTGATACAGAAAGCAAAGGGTTAGAGCATAACAATGAAGGGAATACACGCCAAGTTCAAACAAAGACGAGTCACAAGAAGCTAACAGCACAATCTCTGACAAGGGCCATTTTAATATTGTCACTGCcttaatttgattaattatttacTTAGGAGGAAAACATTAGACTCGCTATTTCAATCATACGAGTAATACTAGACACAGTCTtaggatgtgcaagccacgagcACTTcctttgatattaaaaaaataattttttcatgtgagtctcagatttaaccacttttttcaaaagaagtgtgAGCTTGCACATTTTAGAActggaaatatcatttttcaaaactaaaatcACTCCCCATGTTTCTGCGTTAGCATAGTTAAAGCATGATAGTAGTCACACTGGCTTAACCCAACAAACTTCTAAACCAGGTTTGAACATTGAGCACACCATTGCAAACTTTCAGCAATCCAATCTCAAAGGTTTGAAGTTGACACAGCAAACTATGGCATGGAAAGCAAAATAAGGTAACTGGGTATCTTGCAATtcttcatatatgaaaaaaaaaaaaaaaaaacaacgaaaaaaggaaaaaagagtaaCACTTATGCAATATCGACACAATATTtccaaattaattaaccaagttaaacaaaatcatattaaggcttccctctttctttctttctttttttttttttttgtgtgtgtgtgtttcttaACCTCTTCTCGTTCCCCTAGCAGATTTATAAGTGAAGGGTCTTCCTTGTACCTGATATCTAATTCCCTATTGGAAAGTTAGCATGAACTCTcgatacaaataataataatatgtcaCACGTTAACAAAACACGACGTTGCATCCTTCAACATTACGCTATGATTATCCAGAAAAGAGCAAATTGATCAACACTGGGTTTGAGACATAGCGGGTAGCGAAACAAAACCTTCGAAACAGTATCATCAGAAAGGGCAAGGTGTGTTTTGCAGTGCTTGCAGCTATAGAAGCTTCCTTCAAGAGTGATCACAAATAGCCTTCCCATCTCTCGATTTCTACCCGTCATACGCACAATCAgttctcattttctattttcaggcaAAGCCATCCAAAGACGATCTCCATGTTAGACAAAAGCATTAAAGCAGCAAAACCCACaagataaaatcaaataaagtaCATGAAAATGGATGTATTACagcacaaaaagaaaatcaaaaagATGGGTTATCACAATGCAGACTTTTATTTCACGTAGAGGGAAATGGCTACGAAAGAGATTACAACTTACAGAGGGAAGCACAGAAGCAATCGAACCGTATGATCGAACGGAGGACGTGTCCCCCTCCATCTCTACATGTGTACCATTTTTATACGGTAGCATCCAAGCGAGTGAAATTGGGTTCCTCCATTCAAAAGAGGCGTTACGAATGACAACACTTGTTAATCATTTCTTCCAGTATCTTTAGCCGATTGGGCAACATTCTATTGGAATTCTTAACGCTTTTAATGTTTGATTTTACTTGTATAATTCAGATATTACAATGTTGGAAACACTACATCACGCACGATGTTGTGTCTGTCGCATGATACTTTCAATGCGGCCTAAAAGTTTAGAactattgtttatttaaaaaaaaaggttcagaACTATCGGGGtcggaaagaaaataaaaaattattacccAGTTGTTTTTGATTCGTTTTGCACTACATCACATCTGGCATTCATTTACACAACATGCTCTCAGTATGCTCTtaacaaatgtttttttttatacataaattttGCCACCAATTGATTCACGTGCATTcgcttttatttatatatatatatatatataaataaaaaataacatttatgtATACAAATAACATCTATATatctacacacacacatatacatacatatatatatatatatagatgagtgctattatcacaaaaaaatgtcataaaaataaatttacaaaatgacataatttcatataatacattagatctattttataataaaataactttacaatctaatgacgttaatttataaatttactttagtaaaatttttttatggttaaaacatttcttttatatatatatatatatacaaataatatcatACACCACACTTTTATCTCCCTTTTATTTCACTATAAAATGttacacatttattattattagataataaaaaattatctactaaaaattatttaattataataaatatatcacatcttatataataaaataaagttaagaTGATGATATGATGTTTAAAATTTTCGTATATAGATATATCGTCAGTTTGCCACCAATTGGTTGGGTTatgcaaaacaaacaaaaacaaaagtaaaccccGGACCATAGATCTGTATCATCTTGGGCTCCAGACCTAATCATGTGCTTCTTACATTTGAGAATTCTTGTGAATGTTTAGGTAACGTCAACGATACAGAAATTAGCTGGTTGCAGGTTACAATAaccaaatcatctcatctc
This genomic interval from Juglans regia cultivar Chandler chromosome 3, Walnut 2.0, whole genome shotgun sequence contains the following:
- the LOC108994859 gene encoding putative uncharacterized protein DDB_G0290521 encodes the protein MMTKEKEEELALFVDMDNRKNNLLLPHNSLESIPPPRKGRADEFWNLENDKSDHDGLIPLETSLFPSLEKDSKKTVLSQIEIPNTLPTAQKSRLTKIPAEAASRSIMPPKQPNLPSGQNSSGNDNEKPSLSSGLTAPRPATPTGRPTLPSATKPSRSSTPTSRVTFGSTKNVAPKVRNTTSRSTSRSLTPTSRPSLPASKSTSRSATPNRGPLTSSIAPSLSAPPSRSTSAPKSAPTNSRNPLSCGSSLKTKSRSWKPSEKAGFSAEALPHLRTSFPERTASASKDKPEARSSSINSVSSGKTRKQSCSSSRGRASHGSAYSNGITTQENSRSRGNDSEIDSPVLIGTKMVERLVNMRKLAPPKQDDGRFTHNNQGSKSLFSDSSGFGRTLSKKSLDMALRHMDIGRSIQLDLCPVVTNIPASSIYSLRSRPAKMTVSAVDSPLATSSNASSEPSAKNRSFCLDESEIEDDHEPSKRGNSSHGK